In Halorussus limi, a genomic segment contains:
- a CDS encoding cupredoxin domain-containing protein, whose product MAEGPVADLLREQTYQVGLPLDKRRTNADESAYTVTTFNSAFSDSSRTVDGRLDLTYKDRRPYDIPAGSPTETPDDVDLDARFTDPAGNQYRLEIKQVFQPPIPPWNTGGGVVTGSWLHGVTGTGTPLMPTQFAYGACWGVGNVIVNGEVVNRRQVIHFMTTQMIRKAGNYALAIDEELPLSPDEAYLGNLHHTHVLVPPIKVTQRGPEPEPVHTAFELPTGRPQPFLHVMWDEETIEGATVAVSPDFPDAATTTQAAETTTATTTQAGTTQAVAPDADFVLGGRVGGWRGISPDSIDGETNPTLNLQPGTEYTLVWKNLDGAPHNFAIVGEQGSTLLSTEVISEQGATQTVEFTAESAMAEYLCEVHPISMRGDIAFPSG is encoded by the coding sequence GTGGCCGAGGGGCCGGTGGCCGACCTGCTTCGGGAACAGACCTACCAAGTGGGACTACCGTTGGACAAGCGCCGAACCAACGCGGACGAGAGTGCGTACACCGTCACGACGTTCAACTCGGCGTTCAGCGATTCGTCCCGGACGGTCGACGGTCGACTCGACCTGACGTACAAGGACCGCCGGCCCTACGACATCCCGGCGGGTAGCCCGACCGAGACGCCCGACGACGTCGACCTCGACGCCCGGTTCACCGACCCGGCGGGCAACCAGTATCGACTCGAAATCAAACAGGTGTTTCAGCCGCCGATTCCGCCGTGGAACACGGGCGGCGGTGTCGTCACCGGGTCGTGGCTCCACGGCGTCACCGGCACTGGTACGCCCCTGATGCCGACCCAATTTGCGTACGGTGCGTGTTGGGGAGTCGGGAACGTCATCGTCAACGGCGAAGTGGTCAACCGACGCCAAGTCATCCACTTCATGACCACGCAGATGATTCGGAAAGCCGGTAACTATGCGCTGGCGATCGACGAGGAACTCCCACTGTCGCCCGACGAGGCGTATCTCGGCAATCTCCACCACACGCACGTCCTCGTCCCGCCGATCAAAGTCACGCAACGCGGTCCGGAACCCGAACCGGTTCACACGGCCTTCGAGTTGCCGACCGGTCGGCCACAGCCGTTCCTCCACGTGATGTGGGACGAGGAGACCATCGAGGGAGCGACGGTCGCGGTGTCGCCCGACTTCCCGGACGCGGCGACGACCACTCAGGCCGCCGAGACCACGACAGCCACGACTACGCAGGCCGGGACGACGCAGGCCGTCGCCCCGGACGCGGACTTCGTCCTCGGCGGGCGAGTCGGCGGCTGGCGGGGCATCTCCCCCGATTCTATCGACGGCGAAACGAACCCGACGTTGAATCTGCAACCCGGAACGGAGTACACGCTCGTCTGGAAGAACCTCGACGGTGCGCCGCATAACTTCGCCATCGTCGGCGAACAGGGCAGTACACTCCTCAGTACGGAGGTTATCTCCGAGCAGGGCGCGACCCAGACCGTGGAGTTTACCGCGGAATCGGCGATGGCCGAGTATCTTTGCGAGGTCCACCCGATATCGATGCGCGGCGACATCGCGTTCCCCTCCGGGTGA
- a CDS encoding carbonic anhydrase, whose protein sequence is MHQTFVELLERNAEHAEEFQSRFGGVQDSQHPAVVTVCCSDSRVLQDEMWGNDEPGRVFTCSNIGNRVVQRTEAGEAVSGDVLYPVEHTGTDTVVVVGHTGCGAVTATYDALTDDLSEPPGIDHCLGLLKPRLESGVEALPDDVDRAEAINRLVEYNVDRQVEFLVESDDIPDATVVVGVVYDFQDVYGERRGEVHVVNVDDEREVDALREAHPEIDDRIARLWTY, encoded by the coding sequence ATGCATCAGACGTTCGTGGAGCTGCTGGAGCGCAACGCCGAACACGCCGAGGAGTTCCAGTCGCGGTTCGGCGGCGTACAGGACTCCCAGCATCCGGCAGTCGTCACCGTCTGTTGCTCGGACTCGCGGGTCTTGCAGGACGAGATGTGGGGCAACGACGAACCGGGCCGCGTATTCACCTGTAGCAACATCGGCAACCGGGTCGTCCAGCGGACCGAGGCGGGCGAGGCCGTCTCGGGCGACGTTCTCTACCCCGTCGAACACACCGGCACCGACACCGTGGTCGTGGTGGGCCACACCGGCTGTGGGGCGGTCACGGCGACCTACGACGCGCTGACCGACGACCTCTCGGAGCCGCCGGGCATCGACCACTGTCTCGGCCTGCTGAAGCCCCGCCTCGAATCGGGCGTCGAGGCGCTCCCCGACGACGTGGACCGGGCCGAGGCCATCAATCGGCTCGTGGAGTACAACGTCGACCGGCAGGTCGAGTTCCTCGTGGAGAGCGACGATATTCCCGACGCCACCGTCGTCGTCGGCGTCGTCTACGACTTTCAGGACGTGTACGGCGAGCGCCGCGGCGAGGTCCACGTCGTCAACGTCGACGACGAGAGAGAGGTTGACGCCCTTCGCGAGGCGCATCCCGAAATCGACGACCGGATAGCGCGTCTCTGGACGTACTGA
- a CDS encoding formate/nitrite transporter family protein has product MDTPKGTTVSEEAEGDEESTPRVRTSDRAASGAPAAGWALGDRFAWEEIHQRLLASAEEAIDSTTRELFFSGLTAGFAIVLTFIGYAVGSANFPNNNFLATVLYPIGFLYIILGRYELYTENTLPPVKLVLTRLASLPLLLRMWTVVLTANIVGAAIGAFVLANTQVLSPEAMRAGAGLVQHGLEVGWWDVFFKAVFAGWLVAGVVWLGTGARDTISRLIIIYLVFYMIPTVGLFHVVSSGAEALFFVFLGVPGPGLLTIAYEFWLPVLLGNTFGGVVLVALVSYAQSEQRRYPEIRVLSTRELLFSLKGGRPFDTPRPGIRLTDESEETGTEHD; this is encoded by the coding sequence ATGGATACGCCGAAAGGGACCACCGTGAGCGAAGAAGCCGAGGGAGACGAGGAATCGACGCCCAGAGTTCGGACAAGCGACCGAGCGGCGTCCGGTGCCCCGGCCGCCGGGTGGGCGCTGGGCGACCGGTTCGCGTGGGAGGAGATTCACCAGCGACTCCTAGCGTCGGCCGAAGAGGCGATAGACAGCACCACCAGGGAGCTGTTTTTCAGCGGTCTCACCGCCGGATTCGCCATCGTCCTGACCTTCATCGGATACGCGGTCGGGAGCGCGAACTTCCCGAACAACAACTTCCTCGCCACCGTCCTCTACCCCATCGGGTTCCTCTACATCATCCTCGGCCGGTACGAACTCTACACCGAGAACACGCTCCCGCCGGTCAAGTTGGTGTTGACCAGACTCGCCAGCCTCCCGCTCCTGTTGCGCATGTGGACCGTCGTCTTGACGGCGAACATCGTCGGGGCGGCCATCGGCGCGTTCGTCCTCGCCAACACACAGGTCCTCTCGCCGGAGGCGATGCGGGCGGGTGCCGGACTCGTCCAGCACGGCCTCGAAGTGGGCTGGTGGGACGTGTTCTTCAAGGCGGTGTTCGCGGGGTGGCTGGTCGCCGGCGTGGTGTGGCTCGGAACCGGGGCGCGCGACACGATTTCCCGACTGATAATCATCTACCTCGTCTTCTACATGATACCCACCGTCGGCCTGTTCCACGTCGTCTCCTCGGGGGCCGAAGCCCTCTTCTTCGTCTTCCTCGGCGTTCCCGGTCCGGGACTGCTCACTATCGCCTACGAGTTCTGGCTCCCGGTACTGCTCGGAAACACGTTCGGCGGCGTGGTGCTGGTCGCGCTCGTCAGCTACGCCCAGTCCGAACAGCGTCGCTACCCCGAAATCCGCGTCCTCTCGACGCGCGAGTTGCTGTTCAGCCTGAAGGGCGGCCGCCCGTTCGACACTCCCAGACCGGGGATTCGGCTGACGGACGAGAGCGAAGAGACCGGCACGGAACACGACTGA